A region of the Prevotella melaninogenica genome:
ACGGCCCCATTCTGCCAACATCTCTTTCATATCGAGACTTGCAGAACCCTCTGGAGCATAGAGAACTGTTGACCAGTCAGATGATGGATAGTTCCGCTTACGAACCGTATTCAGCAGTTTTGCTGCCGTTGTGACATCACCACTACGGAGCTTACACTCGGCAAGGCTATAGATAATCTCTGGCAAACGAATCTCGCAATAGTCTGCTTCAAGCTGCTGAGCCTTCTCGTTATCAGAATAGAGTGGATATTTAGCAAACATCCAACCAGAGTTGTCATCACCATGCTTGATACTGCTCTCGCTTGTTGACAACCACTTACTACCATCTGTTGCGCCAAAGACACCTACTGCATCGCGGATATCAAGTGCATAAGTTCCGTGGTGATCCTTTAGATACTGCTGGTTACCATCAGCATCAGTGTACTTAATTTTACCATAGATGAACATACCTTCACGACGACCATTACCAAGATTGGTATACATCTTCAAGCGAACATCAGAAGGATACTTCTTGAACTGTGCGATAGGCATACCCAACTCGAAAGTATATTTCTCACCCTTAGGGTTATAACTTGGTGAAGCAGAGTACTTAATATTATGTGAACCCTCCTTGCTCTTTGTATCATTAAGCCACTCATTTGCCTTAGAAGGAACTGACCACCAGTACAAATCGCCCGTATAGTGCCAGTGAGTTTCGCCCGAAGAACCTGGGAATGCGAAGATAACTTCATCACAAGTCTCATTATCCCAGTCGAAGGCAGCATCCCAACGATCGGCAACAGCGTATGTTCCATACATACCATCAACGATTGCCTGAGCATACTTCTCGGCATCAGCAAAGCGGTCTTCACCTACATAAACCTTAGCATTCATATACAGACGAACCAACAATGCAGCTGCACCAGCCTGTGTCCACTGTCCTTGCAGCTTCTGATTACCACCCAAAGAAGTCTTCTTTGTCAACAGAGGAAGCGCTTCTTTTAAGTCTTTCTCTATGAAATCAAAGATTTCCTTAGGCTGAACCTGCCCTGTAGAGTTCTTTGATTGATCGTAGAAACTTGTAGATAAATAAACGTTACGGAAAGCATCTAAGAGGCGAAGATAGAACCAAGCACGCAATACATGATTCTGTGCTTTCAAGTTATTAAACTCTTCCTCTGAGAAGCCAAACTTTGAAGCTGTGAGGTTATTAAGGTCTTCAATTACCTTATTAGCCTGC
Encoded here:
- a CDS encoding RagB/SusD family nutrient uptake outer membrane protein, with translation MNKIYKYAALLMMPAALMTTSSCTDLTETLYDQVASNNYYNTKDDVIRAVLRPFEHGFWSIQSRQVLNEETADQLITPTREDWWDDGGRWAKLHQHKWDNKTGEAQSEFNGCYQGIGQANKVIEDLNNLTASKFGFSEEEFNNLKAQNHVLRAWFYLRLLDAFRNVYLSTSFYDQSKNSTGQVQPKEIFDFIEKDLKEALPLLTKKTSLGGNQKLQGQWTQAGAAALLVRLYMNAKVYVGEDRFADAEKYAQAIVDGMYGTYAVADRWDAAFDWDNETCDEVIFAFPGSSGETHWHYTGDLYWWSVPSKANEWLNDTKSKEGSHNIKYSASPSYNPKGEKYTFELGMPIAQFKKYPSDVRLKMYTNLGNGRREGMFIYGKIKYTDADGNQQYLKDHHGTYALDIRDAVGVFGATDGSKWLSTSESSIKHGDDNSGWMFAKYPLYSDNEKAQQLEADYCEIRLPEIIYSLAECKLRSGDVTTAAKLLNTVRKRNYPSSDWSTVLYAPEGSASLDMKEMLAEWGREFFAEGRRRVDLIRFGKFQDAWWDKETDADKHTEIFPFHPEIIGAHKGMRQNLGYE